Within Sorangiineae bacterium MSr11367, the genomic segment ATCGGGCGCCTCGCGATCGCGTCCGGTCAATGTCGCCGGCAGCGGCTCGATCTTCAGGCCGTCGACCGCGACCACGCCGAATCCCTCGCACGCGAGATGGTGCGCGAGCGTATACCCCGCCGGGCCCAGCCCAACGACGAGCACGTTCTTGCCGTTGTACGGCTTGATGTGCGGGCGCGCGATGTTCAGCGGATTGAAGCGCGTGAGGAACCCGTAAATCTCGAGGCCCCACGGCAGCTCGAGCACCTCGGTCAAGACCCGCGTCTCGACCTGCGGAATGTTGACCGGTTCCTGCTTCTGGAAGATGCACGCCTTCATGCAATCATTGCAAATGCGATGACCGGTGCCGGGGCACATCGGGTTGTCCACGGTCACCAGCGCCAGCGCGCCGAGCGGATCGCCCTGCCCGCGCAGGGTGTGCATCTCGCTGATTTTCTCCTCGAGCGGGCAGCCGTCCAAGCCGACGCCGAGTGGATTCTTCTTGATGACGTGCTGCTTCGGATCGAGCAGGCCCTTGGAGCAGGAGTCCTTGTCGCGGTTGTGGCAAAGGATGCAGTAGTCGATTTCCTGCTCGGTCTGCCGCGCGTTGTAGCGTCGATCCGTCAGGGTGAAGCTGCGCTCGCGGCGCTCGTGCTCCTCGCCGACGAAGAGCTCGGGCACCGCCGGATCGGGCCGCCGGAGCTGCACCAGCTTGGAGTAATCGAGGGTCTTCGGCTGCCGCAGCGACGGCCATTTGGCCACGGAGTCGTGATGGCTCGCACGCCGCGCGGCGAGGGAGGCCTCGATGGCGTCGAGCGCCAAGGCCACCGCGGACTCGTCGTCGAGATCCGCCGCGACCCCCTCCGCGCGCAAAGCCTCCGCCACCGTGTGCGCGCGGGCGTGAAGCTCGTCGGTCCACGTGGCACCGCCGCCCTTTTTCACCTTGCGCGCGGTGTCGTCCACCTCGAGCAGGGCAAGGACGGCACGGGCGGTCACGAGCTCCTCGTCGGCCTCCTCCGTTTTCACGGCGGCGATGGCCGCGCGGGAAACCTGGGCCGCGCGCGCGTCGTCGTGGCCCAGGGCTTTCCAATTCTTCCCCGCGGCGTTGCCGAGCACGCGCTTCTTGGCAAATTCGTGCTTGAACTTCCACAGCGGGCCGTGCGACGCGACCTCGTCGCGCAGACGCGCGAGCTCCGCCTCGACCCCGAACAAACGCCCCACGAAGGAGCTGAAATGCGGCGCAGCTGCCAGCAGCGCTTCGCTGCGCTGCTCCGGCGTCATTCCCTCGCCACGAACGCGGCGATACGCATCGAACTGCGCGTGCGCCTCGGGCGCGCGCGCGGCGAAGTCCGCCTCGAAGGCGGTGTGGAGATCGGCCAGGCGCGCAGGATCGAACAGATCCTCGTAGGCGAATCCCGGAATTCCGAGCGTGAGCTCGGGCGGAGCGGCTGCGGCGATTTCTTTGTCGGGGGAAGTCATCGTCGATGCCGTTCTCCTATTTGGATTCGTCGTCGCGCGGGACGAACGCCGTCTGCGCGAGCTCACCTTCCTCGAAGCCGAAGTAGACCGCAGCCTGCTTCAGCATGAACTTCTGCCCCTCGGGAGAGGCCAGGTCGAGGCGGTACGTGTTGATGTACTTGACCGAGTCCTTGAGCCATCTGTCCCAGGCATCTTTGGACACTTCGTTGTAGATCTTTTGCCCGAGCTCGTTCTTGTACGGCGGGCGGGCGAGCCCCGGGAGGTCTTGCTTCAACAGGCGGCAATGGACAATACGTTCGGACATGGCGTTGTGCTTCTACCATGCGATCTAGCCCCGTTCCATGTGCCACGAGCCGAGCCGTTGGCCCCGGCGGCTCGCGTCGCCGACCCTTCGGGACACCTAGAACGCGAAGGCCAGCTGCGTTGGCCGGCGCCGAGCGCCCGATTTTACTGCGCCCCGATGGCTGGACGTGACGTCCAGCACGGCAACCGCGCCCGGTGAAATGGCCTGCACGTCGAGCGCCCCCGACTTCTGACGCACTGCCTCAAGGGCACGCTCGGGCATGTTGTTCGTACGGGAAATATGGCCCAGGACGAGACGCGAGAGGCGACTGCCCACGAGCTGCGACGCCAGCTCCGCGGCCTCGTGGTTGGCCAAGTGCCCTGTCCCGCCCGAGACGCGCCGTTTGAGGCTCGGCGGGTAGGGACCTATCCAGAGCAGCTCCGGGCAGTAGTTGGCCTCGATGACGGCGACGTCGCACGCCCCGAGGAAGGGCGCCAAGTCGGGCGGGACGTGCCCGATGTCGCTCACCAGCCCGAAGGCCGCCTGCGCCGTGGAGACGCGCAGCGCGGCCTGCGGCGCATCGTGCGGCACGGGCAGCGCCTCGATGCAGAGCGAGCCCACGTGAAACTGCGTGCGCGCTTCGTACGTGCGCACCTCGTAGCGCTCGCGCACCCGCCGCGCGGCGATGCCCGGGTGCAGGTACACGGGCACGCCGAGCGTCCGCGCGTGCGCCTCCAGATGGGCAATGTGGTCGTGGTGCTCGTGCGTCACGACGATGGCATCGATGCCATCGGGGTACACGTGCCCGGCGTCCCGCGCCCGCAGCCGATTCGCAACGGCACGCGGCCCCATGCCGCAGTCGAGGAGCACCCGGGAGCCGTCCGCTTCGACGATGGCCGCGTTACCGCTGGAGCCGCTCCCGAGTATCCAAACACGCACCTGGGGGACTGTACACCAGTTCCCGTAAACGTGCCCCTGCCCGTGCCCGTCTGTTCCTCCCGTCTTGGGGGGACGGGCAGGGGCACGGGCACGTTTACGGGGAGAGAGACTCAGTGCCCCAATTTGCTCCCAGGGTGCGTCACGTGGCAGGCCGAGGTGCACTGGTCGAAGCTACGCTGCGACGTCGCGCCGACGTACATGTTGTCGATCGGTCCGAAGTCGCGAACGTGCCACTCGGGGTAGCTCTTGTGGCAGGAGAGGCAGGCCGACTTGCTCGTGCGCTGGATGCTCTCCG encodes:
- a CDS encoding oxidative damage protection protein; translated protein: MSERIVHCRLLKQDLPGLARPPYKNELGQKIYNEVSKDAWDRWLKDSVKYINTYRLDLASPEGQKFMLKQAAVYFGFEEGELAQTAFVPRDDESK
- a CDS encoding MBL fold metallo-hydrolase — protein: MRVWILGSGSSGNAAIVEADGSRVLLDCGMGPRAVANRLRARDAGHVYPDGIDAIVVTHEHHDHIAHLEAHARTLGVPVYLHPGIAARRVRERYEVRTYEARTQFHVGSLCIEALPVPHDAPQAALRVSTAQAAFGLVSDIGHVPPDLAPFLGACDVAVIEANYCPELLWIGPYPPSLKRRVSGGTGHLANHEAAELASQLVGSRLSRLVLGHISRTNNMPERALEAVRQKSGALDVQAISPGAVAVLDVTSSHRGAVKSGARRRPTQLAFAF